A genomic stretch from Canis lupus familiaris isolate Mischka breed German Shepherd chromosome 17, alternate assembly UU_Cfam_GSD_1.0, whole genome shotgun sequence includes:
- the PRUNE1 gene encoding exopolyphosphatase PRUNE1 isoform X5, whose product MEDYLQGCRAALQESRPLHVVLGNEACDLDSMVSALALAFYLAKTTEAEEVFVPVLNINRSELPLRGDNVFFLQKIHIPESLLIFRDEIDLHALHQAGQLTLILVDHHVLPKSDTALEEAVAEVLDHRPIEQKHCPPCHVSVELVGSCATLVTERILEGAPEILDRQIAALLHGTIILDCVNMDLKVGKATPKDNKYVEKLEALFPDLPKRNDIFDSLQKAKFDISGLTTEQMLRKDQKTISTHGTKVAISAIYMDLEICGVLERSHSPSLKLTPAPSTHPHLQAYLQGNTQVSRKKLLPLLQEALSAYFDSMKIPSGQPETEGVSREQADKELDRAGNSLVPGLSQDEEEPPLPPTPMNSLVDECPLDQGLPKLSAEVIFEKCSQISLSQSTAASLSKK is encoded by the exons GAGTCCCGGCCGCTGCATGTTGTGCTGGGAAATGAAGCCTGTGACTTGGACTCCATGGTGTCAGCGCTTGCCTTGGCTTTTTACCTAGCAAAG ACAACAGAGGCTGAGGAAGTCTTTGTGccagttttaaatataaatcGTTCTGAGCTACCTCTACGAGGTGACAATGTCTTCTTCCTTCAGAAGATTCACATTCCAGAGTCCCTCTTGATTTTCCGGGATGAGATTGACCTCCACGCCTTGCACCAGGCTGGCCAACTCACCCTTATCCTTGTTGACCATCATGTCTTACCCAA AAGTGACACAGCCCTAGAGGAGGCAGTAGCAGAGGTGCTAGACCATCGGCCCATTGAGCAGAAACACTGCCCTCCCTGCCATGTTTCAGTTGAGCTGGTGGGGTCCTGTGCTACCCTGGTGACTGAGAGAATCCTGGAGGGGGCACCAGAGATCTTGGACAGGCAAATTGCAGCTCTTCTGCATG GAACAATCATCCTGGACTGTGTCAACATGGACCTGAAAGTTGGAAAGGCAACCCCCAAAGACAACAAAtatgtggagaaactggaggcCCTTTTCCCAGATCTGCCTAAGAGAAATGACATCTTTGACTCTCTACAAAAGGCAAAGTTTGATATATCAG GACTGACCACTGAGCAGATGCTGAGAAAGGACCAGAAGACCATCTCCACACATGGCACCAAGGTGGCCATTAGTGCAATATATATGGATTTGGAG ATCTGTGGAGTTCTGGAACGCTCCCACTCTCCGTCCCTGAAGCTGACCCCTGCCCCAAGCACCCACCCTCACCTCCAAGCCTATCTTCAGGGCAACACCCAGGTCTCTCGGAAGAAacttctgcctctgctccaggAGGCCCTGTCAGCATATTTTGACTCCATGAAGATCCCTTCAGGGCAGCCTGAGACAGAGGGTGTGAGTAGGGAGCAGGCAGACAAGGAATTGGACAGGGCAGGTAACTCCCTGGTACCTGGACTGAGTCAAGATGAGGAGGAGCCTCCACTGCCCCCCACGCCCATGAACAGCTTGGTGGATGAGTGCCCTCTGGATCAGGGGCTGCCTAAACTCTCAGCTGAAGTCATCTTTGAGAAGTGCAGTCAGATCTCTTTATCACAGTCGACTGCTGCCTCCCTGTCCAAGAAGTGA
- the PRUNE1 gene encoding exopolyphosphatase PRUNE1 isoform X3 has product MEDYLQGCRAALQESRPLHVVLGNEACDLDSMVSALALAFYLAKTTEAEEVFVPVLNINRSELPLRGDNVFFLQKIHIPESLLIFRDEIDLHALHQAGQLTLILVDHHVLPKSDTALEEAVAEVLDHRPIEQKHCPPCHVSVELVGSCATLVTERILEGAPEILDRQIAALLHGTIILDCVNMDLKVGKATPKDNKYVEKLEALFPDLPKRNDIFDSLQKAKFDISGLTTEQMLRKDQKTISTHGTKVAISAIYMDLEAFLQRSGLTADLHAFCQAHNCDVLVTMTIFFNTQNEPVRQLAVFCPHAALRMTICGVLERSHSPSLKLTPAPSTHPHLQAYLQGNTQVSRKKLLPLLQEALSAYFDSMKIPSGQPETEGVSREQADKELDRAGNSLVPGLSQDEEEPPLPPTPMNSLVDECPLDQGLPKLSAEVIFEKCSQISLSQSTAASLSKK; this is encoded by the exons GAGTCCCGGCCGCTGCATGTTGTGCTGGGAAATGAAGCCTGTGACTTGGACTCCATGGTGTCAGCGCTTGCCTTGGCTTTTTACCTAGCAAAG ACAACAGAGGCTGAGGAAGTCTTTGTGccagttttaaatataaatcGTTCTGAGCTACCTCTACGAGGTGACAATGTCTTCTTCCTTCAGAAGATTCACATTCCAGAGTCCCTCTTGATTTTCCGGGATGAGATTGACCTCCACGCCTTGCACCAGGCTGGCCAACTCACCCTTATCCTTGTTGACCATCATGTCTTACCCAA AAGTGACACAGCCCTAGAGGAGGCAGTAGCAGAGGTGCTAGACCATCGGCCCATTGAGCAGAAACACTGCCCTCCCTGCCATGTTTCAGTTGAGCTGGTGGGGTCCTGTGCTACCCTGGTGACTGAGAGAATCCTGGAGGGGGCACCAGAGATCTTGGACAGGCAAATTGCAGCTCTTCTGCATG GAACAATCATCCTGGACTGTGTCAACATGGACCTGAAAGTTGGAAAGGCAACCCCCAAAGACAACAAAtatgtggagaaactggaggcCCTTTTCCCAGATCTGCCTAAGAGAAATGACATCTTTGACTCTCTACAAAAGGCAAAGTTTGATATATCAG GACTGACCACTGAGCAGATGCTGAGAAAGGACCAGAAGACCATCTCCACACATGGCACCAAGGTGGCCATTAGTGCAATATATATGGATTTGGAG GCTTTTCTGCAGAGGTCTGGCCTCACTGCAGATCTCCATGCTTTCTGCCAGGCTCACAACTGTGACGTCCTGGTCACCATGACTATCTTTTTCAACACTCAAAATGAGCCAGTGCGGCAGCTGGCTGTTTTCTGTCCCCATGCAGCGCTCCGAATGACG ATCTGTGGAGTTCTGGAACGCTCCCACTCTCCGTCCCTGAAGCTGACCCCTGCCCCAAGCACCCACCCTCACCTCCAAGCCTATCTTCAGGGCAACACCCAGGTCTCTCGGAAGAAacttctgcctctgctccaggAGGCCCTGTCAGCATATTTTGACTCCATGAAGATCCCTTCAGGGCAGCCTGAGACAGAGGGTGTGAGTAGGGAGCAGGCAGACAAGGAATTGGACAGGGCAGGTAACTCCCTGGTACCTGGACTGAGTCAAGATGAGGAGGAGCCTCCACTGCCCCCCACGCCCATGAACAGCTTGGTGGATGAGTGCCCTCTGGATCAGGGGCTGCCTAAACTCTCAGCTGAAGTCATCTTTGAGAAGTGCAGTCAGATCTCTTTATCACAGTCGACTGCTGCCTCCCTGTCCAAGAAGTGA
- the BNIPL gene encoding LOW QUALITY PROTEIN: bcl-2/adenovirus E1B 19 kDa-interacting protein 2-like protein (The sequence of the model RefSeq protein was modified relative to this genomic sequence to represent the inferred CDS: inserted 1 base in 1 codon), with protein sequence MGTTQEAGEKTLDLGAMEDAEARKPAGSLRLGELELREEWQDEDFPRFLPEEADPSEDPDNPERDSQAGTPSTLALCGPRPMRKRLSAPELRLNLTKGTGGDGTCPTHSVPSSPDGSSDLEVDELETPSDSEQLDSGHEFEWEDDLPRAEGLGASEAVERLGRACMRDVAGEDGRHWRVFRTGQREQRVDMTVIEHYKKVLSHGGYHGEGLNAVIVFASCYLPSSSIPNYTYVMEHLFRYMVGTLELLVAENYLLVHLSGGTSRAQVPPLGWMRQCYHTLDRRLRKNLRALVVVHATWYVKAFLALLRPFISSKFTRKIRFLNSLGELAQLISLDQVHIPEAVRQLDRXFHGSGGT encoded by the exons ATGGGAACCACacaagaggcaggagagaagacATTAGATCTTGG GGCCATGGAGGATGCTGAAGCCCGGAAGCCAGCAGGATCCCTGAGACTTGGGGAACTGGAGCTGAGGGAGGAGTGGCAGGATGAAGACTTCCCCAG ATTTCTTCCTGAAGAAGCAGATCCCTCTGAAGATCCTGACAATCCTGAGAGAGATTCACAGGCAG GTACTCCCAGCACTTTAGCCCTGTGTGGCCCACGCCCCATGCGTAAACGTCTTTCTGCCCCAGAGTTGAGACTGAATCTGACTAAGGGGACTGGAGGCGATGGAACTTGTCCCACTCACTCAGTACCTTCCTCTCCTGATGGCAGTTCTGACCTGGAGGTGGACGAATTGGAGACACCTTCAGACTCGGAGCAGCTGGACAGTGGACATGAATTTGAATGGGAAG ATGACCTACCCCGGGCAGAGGGCCTGGGGGCCAGTGAGGCAGTGGAAAGGCTGGGCCGGGCTTGTATGCGGGATGTGGCTGGAGAAGATGGACGTCACTGGAGGGTGTTCCGAACAGGACAGAGGGAGCAGCGAGTGGACATGACTGTCATTGAACACTATAAGAAAGTCCTCTCTCATGGAG GTTACCATGGTGAGGGCCTCAATGCTGTCATCGTCTTTGCTTCCTGTTACCTCCCCAGCAGCAGCATCCCCAACTATACCTATGTCATGGAGCACCTTTTCAG GTATATGGTGGGAACTCTGGAGCTTCTGGTAGCTGAAAATTACCTGCTCGTGCACTTGAGTGGAGGCACAAGTAGGGCCCAGGTCCCGCCTCTGGGCTGGATGCGCCAGTGTTACCACACTCTGGACCGGCG GCTCCGGAAAAACCTGCGTGCCCTGGTGGTTGTCCACGCCACGTGGTATGTGAAGGCATTCCTGGCACTGCTTCGGCCCTTCATCAG TTCCAAGTTTACACGAAAGATCCGTTTTCTGAACAGCCTGGGAGAGCTGGCCCAACTCATCTCCTTGGATCAGGTTCACATCCCTGAAGCTGTCAGACA GCTGGACC GTTTCCATGGCTCAGGAGGGACATAG
- the PRUNE1 gene encoding exopolyphosphatase PRUNE1 isoform X6 — protein sequence MDLKVGKATPKDNKYVEKLEALFPDLPKRNDIFDSLQKAKFDISGLTTEQMLRKDQKTISTHGTKVAISAIYMDLEAFLQRSGLTADLHAFCQAHNCDVLVTMTIFFNTQNEPVRQLAVFCPHAALRMTICGVLERSHSPSLKLTPAPSTHPHLQAYLQGNTQVSRKKLLPLLQEALSAYFDSMKIPSGQPETEGVSREQADKELDRAGNSLVPGLSQDEEEPPLPPTPMNSLVDECPLDQGLPKLSAEVIFEKCSQISLSQSTAASLSKK from the exons ATGGACCTGAAAGTTGGAAAGGCAACCCCCAAAGACAACAAAtatgtggagaaactggaggcCCTTTTCCCAGATCTGCCTAAGAGAAATGACATCTTTGACTCTCTACAAAAGGCAAAGTTTGATATATCAG GACTGACCACTGAGCAGATGCTGAGAAAGGACCAGAAGACCATCTCCACACATGGCACCAAGGTGGCCATTAGTGCAATATATATGGATTTGGAG GCTTTTCTGCAGAGGTCTGGCCTCACTGCAGATCTCCATGCTTTCTGCCAGGCTCACAACTGTGACGTCCTGGTCACCATGACTATCTTTTTCAACACTCAAAATGAGCCAGTGCGGCAGCTGGCTGTTTTCTGTCCCCATGCAGCGCTCCGAATGACG ATCTGTGGAGTTCTGGAACGCTCCCACTCTCCGTCCCTGAAGCTGACCCCTGCCCCAAGCACCCACCCTCACCTCCAAGCCTATCTTCAGGGCAACACCCAGGTCTCTCGGAAGAAacttctgcctctgctccaggAGGCCCTGTCAGCATATTTTGACTCCATGAAGATCCCTTCAGGGCAGCCTGAGACAGAGGGTGTGAGTAGGGAGCAGGCAGACAAGGAATTGGACAGGGCAGGTAACTCCCTGGTACCTGGACTGAGTCAAGATGAGGAGGAGCCTCCACTGCCCCCCACGCCCATGAACAGCTTGGTGGATGAGTGCCCTCTGGATCAGGGGCTGCCTAAACTCTCAGCTGAAGTCATCTTTGAGAAGTGCAGTCAGATCTCTTTATCACAGTCGACTGCTGCCTCCCTGTCCAAGAAGTGA
- the PRUNE1 gene encoding exopolyphosphatase PRUNE1 isoform X1, with protein sequence MVSALALAFYLAKTTEAEEVFVPVLNINRSELPLRGDNVFFLQKIHIPESLLIFRDEIDLHALHQAGQLTLILVDHHVLPKSDTALEEAVAEVLDHRPIEQKHCPPCHVSVELVGSCATLVTERILEGAPEILDRQIAALLHGTIILDCVNMDLKVGKATPKDNKYVEKLEALFPDLPKRNDIFDSLQKAKFDISGLTTEQMLRKDQKTISTHGTKVAISAIYMDLEAFLQRSGLTADLHAFCQAHNCDVLVTMTIFFNTQNEPVRQLAVFCPHAALRMTICGVLERSHSPSLKLTPAPSTHPHLQAYLQGNTQVSRKKLLPLLQEALSAYFDSMKIPSGQPETEGVSREQADKELDRAGNSLVPGLSQDEEEPPLPPTPMNSLVDECPLDQGLPKLSAEVIFEKCSQISLSQSTAASLSKK encoded by the exons ATGGTGTCAGCGCTTGCCTTGGCTTTTTACCTAGCAAAG ACAACAGAGGCTGAGGAAGTCTTTGTGccagttttaaatataaatcGTTCTGAGCTACCTCTACGAGGTGACAATGTCTTCTTCCTTCAGAAGATTCACATTCCAGAGTCCCTCTTGATTTTCCGGGATGAGATTGACCTCCACGCCTTGCACCAGGCTGGCCAACTCACCCTTATCCTTGTTGACCATCATGTCTTACCCAA AAGTGACACAGCCCTAGAGGAGGCAGTAGCAGAGGTGCTAGACCATCGGCCCATTGAGCAGAAACACTGCCCTCCCTGCCATGTTTCAGTTGAGCTGGTGGGGTCCTGTGCTACCCTGGTGACTGAGAGAATCCTGGAGGGGGCACCAGAGATCTTGGACAGGCAAATTGCAGCTCTTCTGCATG GAACAATCATCCTGGACTGTGTCAACATGGACCTGAAAGTTGGAAAGGCAACCCCCAAAGACAACAAAtatgtggagaaactggaggcCCTTTTCCCAGATCTGCCTAAGAGAAATGACATCTTTGACTCTCTACAAAAGGCAAAGTTTGATATATCAG GACTGACCACTGAGCAGATGCTGAGAAAGGACCAGAAGACCATCTCCACACATGGCACCAAGGTGGCCATTAGTGCAATATATATGGATTTGGAG GCTTTTCTGCAGAGGTCTGGCCTCACTGCAGATCTCCATGCTTTCTGCCAGGCTCACAACTGTGACGTCCTGGTCACCATGACTATCTTTTTCAACACTCAAAATGAGCCAGTGCGGCAGCTGGCTGTTTTCTGTCCCCATGCAGCGCTCCGAATGACG ATCTGTGGAGTTCTGGAACGCTCCCACTCTCCGTCCCTGAAGCTGACCCCTGCCCCAAGCACCCACCCTCACCTCCAAGCCTATCTTCAGGGCAACACCCAGGTCTCTCGGAAGAAacttctgcctctgctccaggAGGCCCTGTCAGCATATTTTGACTCCATGAAGATCCCTTCAGGGCAGCCTGAGACAGAGGGTGTGAGTAGGGAGCAGGCAGACAAGGAATTGGACAGGGCAGGTAACTCCCTGGTACCTGGACTGAGTCAAGATGAGGAGGAGCCTCCACTGCCCCCCACGCCCATGAACAGCTTGGTGGATGAGTGCCCTCTGGATCAGGGGCTGCCTAAACTCTCAGCTGAAGTCATCTTTGAGAAGTGCAGTCAGATCTCTTTATCACAGTCGACTGCTGCCTCCCTGTCCAAGAAGTGA
- the PRUNE1 gene encoding exopolyphosphatase PRUNE1 isoform X7 → MRLTSTPCTRLANSPLSLLTIMSYPRLTTEQMLRKDQKTISTHGTKVAISAIYMDLEAFLQRSGLTADLHAFCQAHNCDVLVTMTIFFNTQNEPVRQLAVFCPHAALRMTICGVLERSHSPSLKLTPAPSTHPHLQAYLQGNTQVSRKKLLPLLQEALSAYFDSMKIPSGQPETEGVSREQADKELDRAGNSLVPGLSQDEEEPPLPPTPMNSLVDECPLDQGLPKLSAEVIFEKCSQISLSQSTAASLSKK, encoded by the exons ATGAGATTGACCTCCACGCCTTGCACCAGGCTGGCCAACTCACCCTTATCCTTGTTGACCATCATGTCTTACCCAA GACTGACCACTGAGCAGATGCTGAGAAAGGACCAGAAGACCATCTCCACACATGGCACCAAGGTGGCCATTAGTGCAATATATATGGATTTGGAG GCTTTTCTGCAGAGGTCTGGCCTCACTGCAGATCTCCATGCTTTCTGCCAGGCTCACAACTGTGACGTCCTGGTCACCATGACTATCTTTTTCAACACTCAAAATGAGCCAGTGCGGCAGCTGGCTGTTTTCTGTCCCCATGCAGCGCTCCGAATGACG ATCTGTGGAGTTCTGGAACGCTCCCACTCTCCGTCCCTGAAGCTGACCCCTGCCCCAAGCACCCACCCTCACCTCCAAGCCTATCTTCAGGGCAACACCCAGGTCTCTCGGAAGAAacttctgcctctgctccaggAGGCCCTGTCAGCATATTTTGACTCCATGAAGATCCCTTCAGGGCAGCCTGAGACAGAGGGTGTGAGTAGGGAGCAGGCAGACAAGGAATTGGACAGGGCAGGTAACTCCCTGGTACCTGGACTGAGTCAAGATGAGGAGGAGCCTCCACTGCCCCCCACGCCCATGAACAGCTTGGTGGATGAGTGCCCTCTGGATCAGGGGCTGCCTAAACTCTCAGCTGAAGTCATCTTTGAGAAGTGCAGTCAGATCTCTTTATCACAGTCGACTGCTGCCTCCCTGTCCAAGAAGTGA
- the PRUNE1 gene encoding exopolyphosphatase PRUNE1 isoform X4 has protein sequence MEDYLQGCRAALQTTEAEEVFVPVLNINRSELPLRGDNVFFLQKIHIPESLLIFRDEIDLHALHQAGQLTLILVDHHVLPKSDTALEEAVAEVLDHRPIEQKHCPPCHVSVELVGSCATLVTERILEGAPEILDRQIAALLHGTIILDCVNMDLKVGKATPKDNKYVEKLEALFPDLPKRNDIFDSLQKAKFDISGLTTEQMLRKDQKTISTHGTKVAISAIYMDLEAFLQRSGLTADLHAFCQAHNCDVLVTMTIFFNTQNEPVRQLAVFCPHAALRMTICGVLERSHSPSLKLTPAPSTHPHLQAYLQGNTQVSRKKLLPLLQEALSAYFDSMKIPSGQPETEGVSREQADKELDRAGNSLVPGLSQDEEEPPLPPTPMNSLVDECPLDQGLPKLSAEVIFEKCSQISLSQSTAASLSKK, from the exons ACAACAGAGGCTGAGGAAGTCTTTGTGccagttttaaatataaatcGTTCTGAGCTACCTCTACGAGGTGACAATGTCTTCTTCCTTCAGAAGATTCACATTCCAGAGTCCCTCTTGATTTTCCGGGATGAGATTGACCTCCACGCCTTGCACCAGGCTGGCCAACTCACCCTTATCCTTGTTGACCATCATGTCTTACCCAA AAGTGACACAGCCCTAGAGGAGGCAGTAGCAGAGGTGCTAGACCATCGGCCCATTGAGCAGAAACACTGCCCTCCCTGCCATGTTTCAGTTGAGCTGGTGGGGTCCTGTGCTACCCTGGTGACTGAGAGAATCCTGGAGGGGGCACCAGAGATCTTGGACAGGCAAATTGCAGCTCTTCTGCATG GAACAATCATCCTGGACTGTGTCAACATGGACCTGAAAGTTGGAAAGGCAACCCCCAAAGACAACAAAtatgtggagaaactggaggcCCTTTTCCCAGATCTGCCTAAGAGAAATGACATCTTTGACTCTCTACAAAAGGCAAAGTTTGATATATCAG GACTGACCACTGAGCAGATGCTGAGAAAGGACCAGAAGACCATCTCCACACATGGCACCAAGGTGGCCATTAGTGCAATATATATGGATTTGGAG GCTTTTCTGCAGAGGTCTGGCCTCACTGCAGATCTCCATGCTTTCTGCCAGGCTCACAACTGTGACGTCCTGGTCACCATGACTATCTTTTTCAACACTCAAAATGAGCCAGTGCGGCAGCTGGCTGTTTTCTGTCCCCATGCAGCGCTCCGAATGACG ATCTGTGGAGTTCTGGAACGCTCCCACTCTCCGTCCCTGAAGCTGACCCCTGCCCCAAGCACCCACCCTCACCTCCAAGCCTATCTTCAGGGCAACACCCAGGTCTCTCGGAAGAAacttctgcctctgctccaggAGGCCCTGTCAGCATATTTTGACTCCATGAAGATCCCTTCAGGGCAGCCTGAGACAGAGGGTGTGAGTAGGGAGCAGGCAGACAAGGAATTGGACAGGGCAGGTAACTCCCTGGTACCTGGACTGAGTCAAGATGAGGAGGAGCCTCCACTGCCCCCCACGCCCATGAACAGCTTGGTGGATGAGTGCCCTCTGGATCAGGGGCTGCCTAAACTCTCAGCTGAAGTCATCTTTGAGAAGTGCAGTCAGATCTCTTTATCACAGTCGACTGCTGCCTCCCTGTCCAAGAAGTGA